DNA sequence from the Novosphingobium sp. KACC 22771 genome:
CGTAATGGTGAACAAATTCTTAAACCCATCGCCATGAGACGTTCACTGGTTCTGGGTGACGAGAGCGCCCATCATCCTTTTCGGCAAACGCTGCCGCCCCATGTGCGGGTGGACCGGCCGGTTGCCTCGCCCGGGCATGAAGCGCAGGCGCACAAGGCCTTGGCGGCCGACTGGCTCAAGCGTCATGCGCAGGCCGCGCCGCATCTGGTGGTGGCGCGGGCGCGCCATTGGCGTCGGGGCCTGACCATGCAGAACCTGCGCGAGTTCCTGCTGGCCTATTGCGCCTGCTTTGTCGCGGTGATGGCCTTCATCGCCTGAGCGAGAGGCCATGCATCAGGCGAAAGGGCGGGGCCCGCCGTTGATTTCCGCCTCACGCTCGGCGCGGACCAGCAGCACCGCCAGCCAGGCCGAAATCAGGCACATGGCCGCCGAAATCAGCACCAGATCGACAATCTCGACACCCGCCGCGCCAAGCCCCACGGCAATGGCCGCGCCCACCACCATGGCGCCCGAATTGACAACATTGTTGGCCGCAATCGTGCGCGCGGTCTGCGATTTGTCGACGATGGTGGTCAGGAAGGCATAGAGCGGCACGACGAACATACCGCCCGCCACCGCGATCCCGCCCAGCGTGGCCAGCAGCAGCGGCGTGAGCGGATGGTGCAGGAATTCGCCGATGCTCATCAGATGGCCATCGACCGTGGCGGGAAAGCGGGTGCAGACCTGCTGAAACGCCACCACGAACAGCGCCATCACCAGCACCGAGGGCGGCGAATAGCGCGCCGAGACCTTGCCCTTGAGCAGCGCGTTGATCGACACCGAACCCAGCGCCACGCCGATCGAAAAGATCACGAGGAACAGGCTGGCCACTTCCTTGCTGGCGCACAGCACGCGCTTGGCCAGCAGCGGGAATTCGATGAACAGCACCGCGCCCACGGTCCAGAAAAAGCTGATCGAGGCGATGGCAAGGAACACGCGGCGGTCATGCATCGTGTTCTTCACCAATTGCACCGAGGCACGCAGGATGTGGAAATCGAGCGACTGGGCCGCTTCCTGCGGCGGAGCGGGGGGCACGGAAAGACAGGTGCCATAGCCCACAAGAGCCGTAACGAACACGCCCGCCGCCGCCCACTCGACGGGAATGAAACCGGCCAGAATCGTGCCCGCCAGAATCGCGATATACGTCCCCGCCTCCACAAGGCCGGTGCCCGCCAGCACTTCCTCCGCCTTGAGATGCTGGGGCAGGATCGCATATTTGATCGGGCCGAAAAAGGTCGAATGGATGCCCATGCCCAGCAAAGCCAGCAAAATCAGTGGCATCGCGACCGGCATCAGCAGCATGTCCTGCCACGGTTCAAGCACCCCATGCTTGGCCTGCCAGGCGATGACCAACCCTGCGCCGCCCGCGATCATGATCCCGATTTCGGCCAGTTTGACCCAGCGGATGATCTGCGCCTTGTCGCGCATATCGGCCAGTTGTCCGGCCAGCGCCGAGAGCACAAAGAACGGCACGATGAACAGCGCCGAGGCCACCGCCGAGAAAATCGCTTCGGATTTTTCCGAGTTGAACACGCCGTAAACCACAAAGAACACCGCCGCATTCTTGTAGAGATTGTCGTTGAACGCGCCCAGCAATTGCGTTGCGAACAGAGGCAGAAAGCGCCGCCGATGCAACAGGTGGGTGGATGTCGTCATGCTGTGTTGTCGATCCTTGTTGTGCGCGCTGTCCTAGCGAAACACACGGATGGGGCAAGAGGGGTCATAAAAGGCGCGTAAAATTCGACCGATGGGCGAGCAGCGTTGACGAGCGGTGTTTTTGCCGCCGCAAACCGGCACAAAGGCTACGCTGTAGGGGTGGGGCCAAAGGAAACGGTACATCCTCTGTTGCCATGTCTTTTTTGCGTTGCGGTTAGCGGCTATGGCGATTCGGTCATGCTCACTTTGCCCAACCTGCTCACCCTGTCCCGAATCGTCACCGTGCCTGTGCTGGTCTGGTTGCTGTGGTGGCCTGAATGGACCGCAGGTTATGCGCTGGCCTTCGGCGTTTACTCGCTGATGGGCATCACCGACTATTTTGACGGTTACCTTGCCCGCGCACAGGGGGCGGTCAGCAAGCTGGGCATCTTTCTCGACCCCATCGCCGACAAGATCATGGTGGCCGCCGTCATCCTGGTGCTGACGGCCAAGGGCGTATTGACCGGACCCTATGTCGGCGAGTTGCATGTGATCGCGGGCCTCATCATCCTGCTGCGCGAAATTGCGGTGTCGGGCCTGCGCGAATTTCTTGGCGGGATTCAGGTGTCGGTGCCGGTGTCAAAACTGGCCAAATGGAAAACCACCTTCCAGATCCTGTGCCTCGGCGCGCTGATCCTGGGCCGGGCGATGCCGTGGTGGCTGGTCGATGTGGGCGGCTATGTCGTCAATCTGCCCCATACGGTGGGCCTCACCACGCTCTGGGCCGCCGCAGTCCTGACGATGATTACCGGGTGGGATTATTTGCGGGTCGGATTGAAGCATATGGATTGAGGTTGGGAGGTTTAGGTTTGCCTCCGGCGGGTTATGGGCGGGGGCCCTTAACAATCCCATTAATGTCCATGTTGCGCTGTCTTTTCACCCTTGCGCTACATGGCCGCGCCGCAGGCTATTAAACCGCTTCGCGGATAGCGCCTTGTTTGCCAGTCCAGCACAACCCCATAATGGGATTGCAAAGGGACGAGTCCCTTTGCCCGCCGGAGGCATAAATACCCCCAATCAAACCTCGCTGCGATACCGATCCGGCCTGTGCCAGACCAACACCACGCCGTTCATCACCAACGCCGCCACCAGCGACCAGAAGCCGCGCTCAAAGCCCAGCACGGCGAAGGCGCTTGAGACGATCACCGCGTCTATGGCCATGCAGATCGCCCCGAAATGCCAGCCTTTCCATTGCGACAGCCAGCGGGCGATGACCGCCAGCCCGCCCACGCCCGTGGCATGGCGCGTGACGGCCAGGATGCCGATGCCCAGTGCGGTGCCGCCCACGATGGCGGCCATGGGCATGCTGATGCGCGCAATGACCAGATTGGCCGCCACCACATCGACCAGCGCCATGATGGACAGCGTGGCGATCGTGGTGCGCAGGATATAGGGCGTGCCCAGCCGCCGCCAGAACAGCGCGAAGATCGGCAGGTTGATCCATGTGAACAGGCTGCCCGGCGGATAGGGCAGGACATAGGAGAGCAGCAGCGCGATCCCTGCCACGCCCCCGGTGATCAGCCGCGCCTCGTGCAACAGGTCGAGTCCGAGGCCGATCAGCAGGCAGCCGTTGGCGATGCCGAAAATGTCTTCGACAAGCGTGTGGGGCACCGTGGGTGAGGCGGCGGATTCGGAAAGGGGCTCTGTCATGATGTTTCTCGCCCATGACAGAATATTACGTTACGCGCAAGGCGCCTCACCCCGCGCGCAATTCCTCGGCCAACATGCGGAATTCCTCCGAACGCGGCGATTGCCGCCGCCAGACCAGCGCGATTTCGCGGTTGGCGCTGTCCGAGCGCAGGGGGCGGGCCACCACATTCGTCCCGTTCAAGATCCCCGCATCCAGCGCCATTTCGGGCAGCATGGTCAGGCCCAGCCCATTGTCCACCATCTGGACCAGGGTGTGCAGCGAGGTGCCGATCATCGTGGCCGAAGCGCGCAATTCGGGCCGGTTGCAGGCCGCCAGCGCATGCTCCTTCAGGCAATGGCCATCCTCAAGCAGCAGCAGGCGGTGTTCGTCGATCACATCGGGGCTGATCTCGGCGGGCGGATCGCGCGGGTCGTCCTTGGGGAAAGCGACGAAGAGCGCGTCCAGCTCGATGGTCTCCTTCTCGACCTCTCCGGTGGGAAAGGGCAGGGCCAGCAGCACGCAATCGGCCCGCCCGTGGTGGAGCGATTCGATGGCCTGCGCGCTCGGCTCCTCGCGCAGGAAGAGCTTGAGATTGGGCCTTTCGCGTCGCAGCCTGGGCAACATGCGCGGCAAGAGGAAAGGCGCAATCGTGGGGATCACGCTCATCCGCACCTCGCCCGAAAGCGGCTGGGACGAGGAATGGATGAGGTCGGACAATTCCTCGGCCTCGCGCAAAATCCGGTGCGATTTGGCCACCACCGCATTGCCCAGCGGCGTGAAGCGCACATTGCGCTTCGTCCGTTCGACCAGCACCACGCCCAGCAGCGTTTCCAGATCGCGCAAACCCGCCGAAAGCGTTGACTGCGAGACAAAGCACGCTTCGGCCGCGCGGCCGAAATGGCCGTGCTCGTGCAGCGCGACGAGATATTGCAGCTGCTTGAGCGTGGGCTGGTAAACGCTCATTCTTCCTCGCCCGCTTCCTGTACCATGGCGGCTGCTTCGGGATTGGCTTCCCGCATGTCGCCATGCAATTCATCGACATGGGTCATTTTCAGCCGCCCGTTGACCACGGCAAAGGCCAGCTTGCCCTCGACCAGATCGAGCGCATCGCGGCCAAACACATCAAAGCGCCAGCCTTCGAGCACGCTGACACCCTTGCGGACACCGGCGGCCAGCAGTTCCAGATCGTCGCTGCGCGCCAGCAGGCGGGCGGCGACATCAATCTCTCGCGCGCGGATCTTCAGCAGCAGCTTGAGCAGGTCGGCGACCAGTGCGCCTTCCTTGCCCAATGGCGCGCCGCGGGGGGCCTTGGGCGGCATTTCGGCCTCGGCCAAAGGCTGGGCATCGGCCAGCGTCTGCATCAGGCGCTTGCCGATATCATTGTCCTTCCATCCGGTGGACAGCCCGCGCACCTTGGCCAGATCGGCCTGCGTCTTGGGCGGGTGGCTGGCAATGTCGGCCAGCGTTTCGTCGCGGGCGATGCGGCCGCGCGGGATGTTCTTGTCCTGCGCCTCATATTCGCGCCATGCCGCAATCGCGCGCAACCGGCCCAGCATCGCCGGATTACGCCCGGCAGCCTTGATTCTCAGCCAGGCGTTCTGGGCATCGTTGCGGTAATTTTCGGGGTCGGCCAGGCGCTCCATTTCCGCGTCCAGCCATTGCCCGCGCCCGGTTTTGATCAGGCGTTTCAGGATCTTGGGAAAGATCTTGGCAAGATGGGTGACATCGCCAATCGCATATTCGATCTGGCGCTCGGTAAGGGGGCGACGGCTCCAGTCGGTAAACCGCGCGCCCTTGTCGATCACCAGACCGAGCCAGCTTTCGACCAGATTGGAATAGCCGATCTGCTCGCTCTGGCTGATCGCCATCATCGCGATCTGGGTGTCGAAGATCGGGTGAGGGGTCTTGCCGGTCAGATTGTAGATGATTTCCACATCCTGCCCGCCCGCGTGGAAGATCTTGAGCACTTCCTCATTGTCCACCAGCAGGTCGAGCAGCGGGGACAGATCGAGGTCGGGCGCCTTGGGGTCGATGGCGGCGGCCTCATTGGCATCGGCGATCTGGATCAGACACAGTTCGGGCCAATAAGTGCTCTCGCGCATGAATTCGGTATCGACGCAGACGAATTCCGATTTCGCCAGACGGCTGCAAAGATCGGCCAGCGCGTCGGAAGTGGTGATGAGCTTGTGAATCTTCATCGGTTTCTTTTCTATGTGCCAACCCATAGAGGTCGGCTTGATGGTTGGCCCGGATGCGGGCCGGAGCCTGCCGACAGCATGAAAACGCATATCGGCGGGCGGTTTTGGGCCGGACTGCGGCCCTGTCGGCTTGACAAAAGCGCGGCCATCGCCTGTTAGCCGCGCATCAGCCTGTCCAGCAATGGGCAGGAATCCCCTATCCCTGCCCGATTGGCGCAAGAATGGAAAGAGTTGTCATGTCCTCGCCCAACACACAGGCGCATCCCTATCGCTCGCATACCTGCGGCGCGCTCAATGCGGATGCCGTGGGTCAGAATGTCCGCCTCTCCGGCTGGGTCCACCGCAAGCGGGACCATGGCGGGGTGCTGTTTGTCGACCTGCGCGATCATTACGGCATCACCCAGATCGTGGCCGACAGCGATTCGGCGGCCCTGCCGGTGCTGGAATCCCTGCGCGTGGAAAGCGTCGTCACGATCAACGGTGTGGTCAAGGCGCGCAGCGAAGGCACTGTGAACCCCAACCTGCCGACCGGCAGCATTGAGGTGTTCGCCCGTGAAGCCACCGTGCTGAGCCGCGCCGAGGAACTGCCGATGCCGGTGGCGGGCGAGCAGGAATATCCCGAGGAAATCCGGTTGAAGTACCGCTTCCTCGACCTGCGCCGCGAAACGCTGCACGCCAATATCGTGAAGCGCACCAAGGTCATCTCCTCGATGCGCCGCGCTATGGAAGACATCGGCTTTACCGAATATTCGACGCCGATCCTGACGGCTTCCTCGCCCGAAGGCGCGCGCGACTTCCTCGTGCCCAGCCGTATCCACCCCGGCACCTTCTTCGCGCTGCCCCAGGCGCCGCAGCAGTATAAGCAATTGCTGATGGTGGCCGGTTTCGACCGCTATTTCCAGATCGCGCCCTGCTTCCGCGACGAAGATCCGCGCGCGGATCGTCTGCCGGGCGAATTCTATCAGCTTGACCTCGAAATGAGCTTTGTCACGCAGGAAGAAGTCTGGGAAACGATGGAGCCGGTGATCGGCGGCATCTTTGAAAAGTTTGCCGACGGCCGCAGCGTGACGCCCACGGGCAGTTTCCCGCGCATCGCCTATGACGATGCGATCCTGCGTTATGGCAGCGACAAGCCCGACCTGCGCAACCCGATCCTGATCTCGGACGTGTCGCATCACTTTACGACCAGCGGCTTTGGCCTGTTTGAAAAGATCGTCGGCACGGGCGGCGTTGTGCGCGCCATTCCGGCCCCGAACACGGCGGACAAGAGCCGCAAGTTCTTTGACGAAATGAACGAATGGGCGCGCAGCGAAGGCCATGCCGGGCTTGGCTATGTCACCCGCAAGGGCGGCGAATTTGGCGGCCCGATTGCCAAGAACCACGGCACCGAAGGCATGGAAAAGCTCTATGCCGAACTGGGCCTTGGGGCAGACGATGGCCTGTTCTTTGCCGCGGGCAAGCCCGATCAGGCCGCCAAGCTGGCAGGGGCTGCGCGCACGCGTTGCGGCACGCTGCTGGGCCTGATCGACGAGAACAAGTTCGAGCTGTGCTGGATCGTCGACTTCCCCTTCTTTGAGGAAGGCGAGGAGCCGGGCAGCATCGACTTTGCCCACAACCCCTTCTCGATGCCGCAGGGCGGTCTTGAAGCGCTGACCGATGGGCGCGATCCGCTCTCGATCAAGGCGTTCCAGTATGACCTCGTCTGCAACGGCTTTGAAATCGCCTCGGGCTCGATCCGTAACCAGCACCCGGACCTGATGGTCAAGGCGTTTGAAACCGTGGGCCTGAGCAAGCAGGATGTGGAAGAGCGCTTTGGCGGCATGTATCGCGCGTTCCAGTATGGCGCGCCGCCGCATGGCGGCATGGCGGCGGGTGTGGACCGCATCGTCATGCTGATCTGCGGCGCGCAGAACCTGCGCGAAATCACGCTGTTCCCGATGAACCAGCGCGCCGAGGATCTGTTGATGAACGCGCCGGCTCCCGCCAGCCTGAAGCAATTGCGCGAGCTTCACATCCGCGTGGTGGAACAGCCCAAGGGCTGATTGAACCCGAAATCACGGTTCAGGCAAGGACTGGTCGAGCGCGGTGCGTTCGGCCAGTCCTTCTTTTTCCGCCTATAC
Encoded proteins:
- a CDS encoding MFS transporter encodes the protein MTTSTHLLHRRRFLPLFATQLLGAFNDNLYKNAAVFFVVYGVFNSEKSEAIFSAVASALFIVPFFVLSALAGQLADMRDKAQIIRWVKLAEIGIMIAGGAGLVIAWQAKHGVLEPWQDMLLMPVAMPLILLALLGMGIHSTFFGPIKYAILPQHLKAEEVLAGTGLVEAGTYIAILAGTILAGFIPVEWAAAGVFVTALVGYGTCLSVPPAPPQEAAQSLDFHILRASVQLVKNTMHDRRVFLAIASISFFWTVGAVLFIEFPLLAKRVLCASKEVASLFLVIFSIGVALGSVSINALLKGKVSARYSPPSVLVMALFVVAFQQVCTRFPATVDGHLMSIGEFLHHPLTPLLLATLGGIAVAGGMFVVPLYAFLTTIVDKSQTARTIAANNVVNSGAMVVGAAIAVGLGAAGVEIVDLVLISAAMCLISAWLAVLLVRAEREAEINGGPRPFA
- the pgsA gene encoding CDP-diacylglycerol--glycerol-3-phosphate 3-phosphatidyltransferase; translation: MLTLPNLLTLSRIVTVPVLVWLLWWPEWTAGYALAFGVYSLMGITDYFDGYLARAQGAVSKLGIFLDPIADKIMVAAVILVLTAKGVLTGPYVGELHVIAGLIILLREIAVSGLREFLGGIQVSVPVSKLAKWKTTFQILCLGALILGRAMPWWLVDVGGYVVNLPHTVGLTTLWAAAVLTMITGWDYLRVGLKHMD
- a CDS encoding YitT family protein, which gives rise to MTEPLSESAASPTVPHTLVEDIFGIANGCLLIGLGLDLLHEARLITGGVAGIALLLSYVLPYPPGSLFTWINLPIFALFWRRLGTPYILRTTIATLSIMALVDVVAANLVIARISMPMAAIVGGTALGIGILAVTRHATGVGGLAVIARWLSQWKGWHFGAICMAIDAVIVSSAFAVLGFERGFWSLVAALVMNGVVLVWHRPDRYRSEV
- a CDS encoding hydrogen peroxide-inducible genes activator; this encodes MSVYQPTLKQLQYLVALHEHGHFGRAAEACFVSQSTLSAGLRDLETLLGVVLVERTKRNVRFTPLGNAVVAKSHRILREAEELSDLIHSSSQPLSGEVRMSVIPTIAPFLLPRMLPRLRRERPNLKLFLREEPSAQAIESLHHGRADCVLLALPFPTGEVEKETIELDALFVAFPKDDPRDPPAEISPDVIDEHRLLLLEDGHCLKEHALAACNRPELRASATMIGTSLHTLVQMVDNGLGLTMLPEMALDAGILNGTNVVARPLRSDSANREIALVWRRQSPRSEEFRMLAEELRAG
- the rnd gene encoding ribonuclease D — translated: MKIHKLITTSDALADLCSRLAKSEFVCVDTEFMRESTYWPELCLIQIADANEAAAIDPKAPDLDLSPLLDLLVDNEEVLKIFHAGGQDVEIIYNLTGKTPHPIFDTQIAMMAISQSEQIGYSNLVESWLGLVIDKGARFTDWSRRPLTERQIEYAIGDVTHLAKIFPKILKRLIKTGRGQWLDAEMERLADPENYRNDAQNAWLRIKAAGRNPAMLGRLRAIAAWREYEAQDKNIPRGRIARDETLADIASHPPKTQADLAKVRGLSTGWKDNDIGKRLMQTLADAQPLAEAEMPPKAPRGAPLGKEGALVADLLKLLLKIRAREIDVAARLLARSDDLELLAAGVRKGVSVLEGWRFDVFGRDALDLVEGKLAFAVVNGRLKMTHVDELHGDMREANPEAAAMVQEAGEEE
- the aspS gene encoding aspartate--tRNA ligase, translated to MSSPNTQAHPYRSHTCGALNADAVGQNVRLSGWVHRKRDHGGVLFVDLRDHYGITQIVADSDSAALPVLESLRVESVVTINGVVKARSEGTVNPNLPTGSIEVFAREATVLSRAEELPMPVAGEQEYPEEIRLKYRFLDLRRETLHANIVKRTKVISSMRRAMEDIGFTEYSTPILTASSPEGARDFLVPSRIHPGTFFALPQAPQQYKQLLMVAGFDRYFQIAPCFRDEDPRADRLPGEFYQLDLEMSFVTQEEVWETMEPVIGGIFEKFADGRSVTPTGSFPRIAYDDAILRYGSDKPDLRNPILISDVSHHFTTSGFGLFEKIVGTGGVVRAIPAPNTADKSRKFFDEMNEWARSEGHAGLGYVTRKGGEFGGPIAKNHGTEGMEKLYAELGLGADDGLFFAAGKPDQAAKLAGAARTRCGTLLGLIDENKFELCWIVDFPFFEEGEEPGSIDFAHNPFSMPQGGLEALTDGRDPLSIKAFQYDLVCNGFEIASGSIRNQHPDLMVKAFETVGLSKQDVEERFGGMYRAFQYGAPPHGGMAAGVDRIVMLICGAQNLREITLFPMNQRAEDLLMNAPAPASLKQLRELHIRVVEQPKG